GTTCGGCGAGTGACCGGACAAGGTGCCCCGCGGCCAGTTGCTCCACCACCGGGCCGCCCAGGTCCATGGTGGTGCGGGCGGCGGCGAAGCGCTGGATCAGCGACCTGCCGGCCCGGATCCAGCCGGTGCGCAGCCCGGCCCAGTGCGATTTGCTCAAGGAGCCGATGGTGACCACCGCAGGGCTGAAGGCCGCCAGCGGCGCTGTGGCTGCGGCGTCGAGGTTCAGTTCGCGCAGTGTCTCGTCCACCACCAGCACTGTTCCCGCTGCGGCGGCGGCCCGGACCAGCCTGCGGCGCTGGGCGTCGGACATCAGCCGGCCTGTGGGGTTGTGGAAGTCCGGCACCACGTAGGCCATCTTGGGGCGTTGCTGCATCATGGCGGATTCCATCCCGGATAAGTCCCAGCCGCGCCCGGGCGGCAAGGCAACAGGAACGGGGCGGCATCCGGTGGCCCGGATGGCATCAAGCGCGTGCGGATACGTCGGGTGGTCCACCAGCACCCTGTCCTGCTTGCCTGCGAGGGTGCGGAGCACGATGTTCAGGGCATGTTGCGCCCCCGAGGTCACCAGAATCTGGTCCGCTGTGGTGGGAACCCCGGCGTCGGAGTACCGGGCAGCAATTGCCTCACGGAGCGGCGCGATGCCAATGGCGTCGTAGCCAAAACCCGGAAGCAGTGCCGGGAGCTCCGTCAGCGCGGCGGCAAAGGCCCGGTGCACCACTTCGCCGCTGGCCGGCAGGGACGCGTAGGCGAGGTCGATGAGGCCCGGCGGCGCCGCCAGGCCGGGGCCCCGGACAGGGCGTTGGGGTTGATGAGCTGGGTGGTCCCGCCCGGCCCGCTGGCGCCGGCCGGCATTTGGCGGGGAATGCAGGTGCGGCCGCGGCTGCCCTGCCGGCTGCTGAGGAATCCCTGTTCTCGCAGGCTGGCGTAGGCGGCCGTGACTGTCGTCCGGCTGACGCCCAGGGCAGCGGCCAGGGCCCGTTCGCTGGGCAGCGCCATGTCCAGCGGGACGCGACCGTCCAGTACCAGGAGGCGTACGACGTCGGCCAGCTCCCGGTAGGCGGGCGCCGCGCCGCGGTTCCACTGGCCGAGGAGGCGGGTGAGCGCGGTGGGGTTCAGGGAGCCGGACATGTAGCCAGTATCTCAAACTGGATATGGATTACAAGGCCAGTTCTATCGGAGGATGGATTCCATGATGACCCGCAGACTCCTTCAACTGTTCACCGGCCTGGCCATGTACGGCATTTCGTTGGCCATGTTCATCCGCGCCGGCCTTGGCCTGGACCCGTGGGATGTATTCCACCAGGGTGTGGCCGGGAAGACCAACCTGTCCATCGGGGTGGTGGTGATCATTATCAGTTTCCTGGTGCTGCTCCTCTGGATCCCGCTGCGGCAATGGCCAGGGTTCGGCACCCTGTGCAACGCCGTGCTGGTGGGTGTTTTCGCGGACGTGGGGCTGGCGCTGATTCCCGAGTTCTCCCACCTGGGCGGCCAGATCGGCATGCTGGCAGGCGCCGTGCTGCTGAACGGGATCGCGTCCGCCTGCTACATCGGCGCACGGTTCGGCCCCGGCGCCCGCGACGGGCTCATGACCGGGCTGGCCCGGCGGACGGGGTGGTCGGTCCGCTCCTCGCGCACCGGAATTGAAGTAGTGGTGCTGGGCGCCGGCTGGCTGCTGGGCGGATCCGTGGGTGTGGGCACTGTGGTCTATGCCTTGGCCATCGGCCCGTTGGTGCAGCTGCTGTTGCCGCGGTTCACTGTGCCGGAGATCCGGAAGCCGCGTGCGGGGAAGCCCGGTGCGGGCCAGAACGCCAACCCAGCCGGCACCAGGGAAGAAGGGGAGCAGGCCAACGCTGCGGTACCGGCCGCCTGACCCTGGTCGCCCGATCCGGCTGCCAGGCGAGGCCGCCTGACGTCAGGCGGCCACGGCCGGTGGTGGCTGGCATGTCGGGCAGAAGTAGATGTCGCGCTCTTCGGTGCCGGTGTCTGTGTGGGTGCCTTTGGCCAGCACGCCGCGGCGAATTGGGGTGCCGCATTTCAGGCAGGGCTGGTGTTCGCGCCTGTATACCCAGTATCCAGGGCGTCCGGCCATCCGGCCGACGGGCATTCCCCGCTTGTTGAGCACGGTGGTCCGTCGGCCCGGCCCCAGATTCGCCTCCAGGAGGTGCTTGGCGTCGGCCATCATTGCCGGGAGATCCGGCACGTCGGAGACGGGCGCTGCCGGATGGATGCCGGACAGGAAACACGCCTCACAGCGGTAGATATTGCCGATGCCGGCGAGGTTCCGCTGATCCAGCAGGGCGACGCCGACGGGAACATCCGGAGCTGCACGCAGCCGCCGTTCCGCCTCCGCCGGGTCCCAGCCGGGGCCCAGGAGGTCCGGTCCGAGGTGGCCCACAACGGAGTCCTCGTCGGCGGTGCGGACCACTTCCAGGATGCCGAGTGAAAACCCGACGGCGTCTGCCGTGGCAGTGCGCAGCACGCACCGGGCGGTGAACCCCGGTTTCCGCCAGCGTCCGCCGGGAGGGTAGACCTGCCAAGTGCCTTCCATCTTCAGGTGGGAGTGAATGGTCAGCTGTTCCTCCGCCGGGCCGCGCACGCGCATCAGGAGGTGCTTTCCGCGGGGAACCACCTCCTCCACTGTCCAGCCGTCAAGCTTGAGGGTGGCAAACCTGGGCACGCGGAAGTCGGAGCCAGTGAGCTTCTGCCCGGCGAGGGCGGCGTGGAGCTGGGCCGCGGCCCGCCAGACGGAATCACCCTCAGGCACGGATTCTCAGCCCCTTCGGAGTGGAGTAGGCACCGGCGTGGGTCAGCGCGGCGGCCGCGGGCGTGTCCAGTATGCCGTGGCCGTTGACCTTTTCCATGATGAGCTTGTCCACCGCGCCGCGCTTCACCACTCCCACCAGCGCCGCCGCCGCGGCGGCGAGCACGTCCGGATCGTCGTCAAAGGCGAGCAGCGTCTTGCCGCCGCGTTCCACATAAAGGACCAGGGTGCCGTCGACGATCACCACCAGGGCGCCGGCCTTCCGCCCGGGGCGGTGGCCGCTGCCGGCTTCGACATTGAGCGCGGGCCAAGGCAGCGCCGCCCCGTAGGGATTGGCGGGGTCCGTGGCGGCGAGGGCCAGGGCAACCGGCTCCGGCTTCGCCAGCTGGGTGTCCTCGGAGTAGGACCGCAGCCTGTCCACCGTGGCGGGCACCGCGAACTGGGCGGCACCGAGGTGCTCGATGAAGTAACCCCGGCGGCAGCGGCCGGCTTCCTCCAGCCGTGCGAGGACCTTGTACATCAGGCCGAATCCTCCCAGGATGTTCTCCGCCATGACGGAGCCGCGGGTCACCACTCCGTAGCGGTCCAGCAGCAGCTCGGCCGTGGCTCGTGCGTGGATGGTCGGGTCCAGCTCCGGTGCCGGCAGGGCTGACCACCGTCCGGCGGCCAGCGGCGGGGTGGGCGCGGTGCCCGTGACCGAGCCGTAGCGTCCTCCGGTCAGCCCGGGGGATCCCAGCAGGCCTGTGCCGTGGGCGCGTCCCAGCCTGCTCATGCGGGGTGCCCGGGCCCGCGGCGCACGGGCAACCTGCCGGTGGGCCGTGTGGCCGCCGGCGATCATGGCCCGGACGGGAGCGAAGGTATCACCGGTGATGCGGCCCGCCCACGCCAAATCCCACAGCGCGGATACAACATCCAGGTCGCTCAGCACGGAGTCCATACCGCCCGCGATCTCTGTCAGCTGGCGGAAGAAATAGCCACCGCCGTTGTTCTGCAGGTGCTCCAACAGCCGCCGCTGGGCGTCCCCCGGCTCATAATCCACCGCCGGATTCAGCGTGAGTTCGGCGGAATCCGCAAGGTGCAGGCTCACCCAGCCGTCATTGCCGGGCAGCGCGCCCGCCCCGGACCACAGAACCTCTCCGGCCGCCATCAGCTCGTCCAGCATGGCCGGTTGGTAATCAGCCACCCGGCTGGCAAGGATGAGGGGTTCCCACGCAGATGCGGGTACGGGCACGCCGGAAAGCTGGTCGATGGCTGTGACGATGCCGTCCAGCCCGCGCAGCGCGGACTGGCCACGGCCCTTTCCAGGTGTCCGGACATTCTGCCAGGCCGGAAGGAACCGGCCGTAGGCGGCGGCATCCACCGGTTCCACTTCCGCGCGAAGGGCTGCCAGTGACCGGCGGCGGAGTTTCCGGAGCACCTCGGCGTCACACCACTCGCTGGTGCCGGCCAGCGTTGTAACGGCGGCCGCGGGCTGCGGCCCGGTGTCGGCGTCACCCGGTTCGGGGATTTCGGCTGCGTGCTGTTGTTCCTGTGTCTGTTCCGGCGGCGGGGCATGCGGGCGGAATTCGCCTTCCACCACGCGCCCGTCCGCGGCGAGCCGCTTCAGCGCGGTACTGACGACGGCGACGCCGAGCCCCAGCCGTGCCGCGGCCTCCGTGGCAGTGAAAGGCCCGTGGGTGCGGGCGTAGCGGGAGACGAGATCGCCGAGCGGGTCGGCCACAGGCTCGATGAAGGCGAGCGGCACCCCCATGGGCAGGGGCACTCCGATGGCGTCCCGCAGACGGGCCGCGTCCTCCACGGCCGCAAAGCGCTCGCCGCCGCCGATGTTCACTCGGAGCGCGCGGTTGGCCCGCTGCAGGGCGGCGAGATGGGCGACGGCGTCGGCCACGGGAGCCGGCTCGTCCACCGGAGTTTCGACAGGGCCGGCCGCCGGGGTTTCGACAGGCTCGGCCACCGGGATCGATGCGGGTTCCAGCCGGGCTGCCACCTCGTCGGGCGTCAGCGGGCCGAGCAGGCGCAGCAGGTCCGCGACCCCCTCCATGCCGCGCACGCGGCGGTCCGGTGCGAGTCGCTGCAGCTCCCGTTCCGTGGCTTCGATGACCTTGGCGTCGAGCAGTTCGCGCAGCTCCACCCGGCCCAGGAGCTCATTAAGAAGGGTGGAATCCAGGGCCAGTGCGGCGGCCCGGCGCTCCGCGAGGGGTGAGTCGCCTTCGTAGAGGAACTGCGCAACGTAGCCGAACAGCAGGGACTTCGCGAAGGGGGAGGGCTGCTGCGTTGTGGTCTGCAGGATCCGCAGCTCGCGCCGCTCGATGGAGGCGGCAATGTCCTTCAGGGCCGGGAGGTCATAGACGTCCTGCAGGCATTCCCGCACGGTTTCCAGCACGATGGGGAAGGTGGGATACTTCCGGGCAACATCCAGCAGCTGCGCGGACCGTTGGCGCTGCTGCCACAGGGGTTGCCGCTTTCCGGGGTTCTGCCGGGGGAGGAGCAGCGCCCGGGCCGCGCACTCGCGGAAGCGGGAGGCAAAGAGGGCGCTGCCGCCCACCTCGGCCGTCACGATCTGCTCCAGTTCCTCGGGCTCGAAGAGGAACAGTTCGGCTCCGGGGGGCTCGTCCTCCATCATGGGCACCCGCAGCACGATGCCGTCGTCCGCGGCCATGGCGGAGCCGTCCATTCCGTAGCGCTGCTGCAGGCGCTGGCCAACGGCGAGGGCCCACGGCGCGTGCACGGGCATGCCGAAGGGGCTGTGCAGGACCACCCGCCAGTCGCCCAGTTCGTCGTGGAACCGCTCAACAACCAAGGTGGTGTCGCTGGGAACCACCTCGGTGGCCAGCTTCTGCTCGGCCAGGTACTGGATCAGGTTGTTCGCGGCAAAATCATCGAGGCCGCTGGCCTTGCACCGCTCGGTGGCGGGACCGACGTCGGACGCGGACAGTTCGCGTACGAAGGCACCCAGGGCGCGCCCCAGGTCCACCGGCCGGCCGAGGGAATCGCCCTTCCAGAAGGGGAGCTTGCCCGGCTGGCCGAAGGCGGGGGAGACCAACACGCGGTCGTGCGTGATGTCCTCGATCTTCCAGCTGGTGGCACCGAGGGCGAAGATGTCCCCCACGCGGGATTCGTAGACCATCTCCTCGTCGAGTTCGCCCACGCGCCGCCCGCCCTTGGCCGCGGAAGCCCCGGGGCTGGCCGCCTTGCCATCCGCAGAGGGCACAGCGGAGCCTTCCACCTCGGTGCCGATGATGTAGACGCCAAAGAGCCCGCGGTCCGGAATGGTGCCGCCGGAGGTCACGGCCAGCCGCTGCGCCCCGGGACGGCCCTCGATGGTGCCGGCATTGCGGTCCCAGATGATCCTGGGCCGGAGCTCGGCGAACTCGTCGGACGGATAGCGGCCGGCGAGCAGGTCCAGGGTGGCCTCGAAGGCCGAGCGGGGGAGGGAGGCGAAGGGCGCGGAACGCCGGACCGTGGCGAACCATTCCTCCACGTCGATGGCGCCCAGCGCCGTGGCCGCCACGGTCTGCTGGGCGAGGATGTCCAATGGGTTGGCGGGGACGCTCAACCGCTCGATTTTGCCGCCGAGCATCCGCTCCACGGTGATGGCGGTGTGGACGAGGTCGGCGCGGTGCTTGGGGAACAGGACACCCTGGGACACTTCGCCCACCTGGTGCCCGGCGCGGCCCACGCGCTGCAGCCCGCTGGCCACGGACGGCGGCGACTCCACCTGGACCACCAGGTCCACCGCGCCCATGTCGATGCCGAGTTCCAGGGAAGAGGTGGCAACAACGCAGCGCAGCCGGCCCGACTTCAGGTCGTCCTCGATCAGCGCGCGCTGGTCCTTGGACACCGAGCCGTGGTGTGCACGCGCCAGCACTGGGTCGGCGCCCGCTGTGCTGCCTGCCTGGGCCATCATGTGCGCCGGAGTGGCTGTCGAAGTCGGCAGTCCGGAAACACCGCCGGACGGCACCGCAGCTGGTAGTGCGGCAGGCGCGGCGTCGAAGTCCGGCGCCCCGGCGCCAAACTCCGTCCAGCCGCCACCCGCGGCCACCAGCTGGCGTTCGGAGTAGATCTCATTCAGGCGGGCGGTCAGCCGTTCGGCGAGGCGGCGTGAATTGGCGAACACGATGGTGGACTGGTTGGCCAGAACCAGGTCCACGATCTTCTCCTCCACATGCGGCCAGATGGACGCCTGCGGCTGCAGCCCTGAGGCGGGCCCGGAATCGAAGGCCCCCGCAGCCCCCTGCAGATCCGACATGTCTTCCACCGGAACCGAAACGGTCAGGTCCCAGTTCTTCCTGGACGGGGGCGCCACGATTTCCACCGGTGCCGCTCCGGCCAGGAACTGGGCCACGAGTTCGCGGGGCTCCACCGTGGCGGACAGGCCGATCCGTTGCGCGGGCTTGGGCAGGAGCGCGTCGAGGCGCTCCAGCGACACCGCCAGGTGCGCGCCGCGCTTGGTGCCGGCCACGGCATGGACCTCGTCCACGATGATGGTGTCCACCTCGGCCAGTGTCTCCCGGGCCTTGGAGGTGAGCATAAGGAACAGGGACTCGGGGGTGGTGATGAGGATGTCCGGCGGGTGGCTGAGCAGCGCGCGGCGGTCCGCCGTTGTCGTGTCTCCCGAACGGACACCAACGGTGATGAGTGGTGCCGGCAGGCCCAGCCGCTTGGCCGTCTGGGTGATGCCGATCAGCGGCGCGCGGAGGTTGCGTTCGACGTCGACGCCAAGCGCCTTCAGCGGAGAGATGTACAGAACGCGGGTTTGCCGCTTGGGCGCTTTGGGCTTCCGGCCCTTCGCGGCAGCAGGGTCCAGGCCGGGGAGTGCCTCGGGCTCAACGGGCGCGGACGCCTGGAGCCGGTCGAGCGCCCACAGGAAAGCAGCGAGAGTCTTGCCGGAACCGGTCGGGGCAACCACCAAGGCGTGCGAGCCGGAGGAGATCGCGTTCCAGGCGCCGTTCTGGGCGGGGGTGGGCGCTGAAAAGGCACCGAGGAACCATTCCCGGGTGGCCCGGCTGAACCTGTCCATGGTCCGCGCGGAGGACATGCCGGCGGCCGGCGTTCCTGATGGTGTGCCGCCTGGCGGCGTTCCGCCGGCGGGCTCTTTCCCCTGCATTCCTCCATCATGCCCTACGGCACCGACACTATTGGCGGGTCAGTCGAGCTCCTGCAGATCGCGGGTGGCCGGGCCTTCCAGGACCTTCCCGTCGCTGCCGAAGCGGGAGCCGTGCAGGGGGCAGTCCCAGGATTTTTCGCTGTCGTTCCACCGCAGGATCCCGCCCAGATGGGTGCAGACGGCGGACAGCGTGCAGCTTGCGCCGTCGACCGTGGACACCGCAACGGGGTGCCGGCCGCGGCGGTACACGCTGCCCGCACCCTCCGGCGGCTGCCCCGCGGACGCACCGACACGCTTGAACGCCACCTGCCCCAGCCCCGGGCCAGCGCGGCCGCAACCGAGGCATTGAGCGAGACCGCGGACGCGGCACCGGGAGGTGATGTGACCCGGTGGTGGATGACCGTGGCCCACGGGAGCCGGGTGCCGAGGATGTCAGCGGTGATGTCCAGGGCGGCACCGACGGCGTTGGTCATGCCCCATTTGTTGTAGCCGGTGGCGAAATAGATCCGGCCCAGCCCCCGCGGGAGCTTGCCGAAGAACGGCATGAGGTTGGTGGCGCGGTAATCCTGGGCTGACCAGGAGTGGGTGAGGCGTGCGCCAGGGAAGTTGGCCGTAGTCCACGCCGCCAGGGTGTCGAGATAGGCCTGCGGCGACTTGGCCGCGCCCACCGGATGCCCGTTCCCTCCCACCAGCAGGAGCCGCCTGGCGCCGTCGGGATAATCGCGCAGGGAGCGGACCGGCCGCTCAACGGAAAGGAACATGCCGTCCGGCGCGGGCGTTGTCCCTGGCAGCTCGAACGCGGCCGCATACGATCGCAGCGCCTTCAGCTTGGCGAAATAGAGGCCCCGGTCAAGAACAGGCGTTCCCGTTGCCAGGACCACCTCGTGCGCGCGCACCGGGCCGTGATCGGTTTGCAGCTCGGCCGGTCCCGATCCTCCGAATCCGCGGAGCCCACCAGGGCCGCGGACCGCGCTGAGTCCGTTGAGCCGCACGCCGGAGACGACCTGCCCGCCGTGGGCACGGATGTCTTCCACCAGGGCATCGATGACTTCCATAGGGTGGATCTGGGCCTGCCGCCCCAGCCGAAGGGCTCCCTTGACGGCGAACGGGAGCCCAGGCTCACGGGTGTACTCCACGGCCAGGCCTGCGGCCCGGGCAACGGCCATTTCCGCGCGGAGGGTCTCCGTCCCGGCATCCGTGGCGGCGTAGGTATAGGCGTCCCGGTGCTGGAATGCCACACCGCGGTCTGCGAGGTACCGGAGCAGCCATGCCTGGCCCTCACGGTTCATGTCGACGTAGGCGTTGACCACTCTTTGGGAATACTGGCCCCGCAGGGCCGAGAGCACAGACCCCTGCAGGAGCGAGACCTTCGCGGTGGTGTTGCCCGTGGTCACCGCGCCCGGGCTTCTGGCTTCGATGACCAGCACCCTCTTGCCCGCCCTGGCGAGGAGGAGTGCCGTCACCAGCCCGGTCAGCCCGGCGCCGGCCACCACGGCGTCGAACGTGCTGCGCGGATGGAACGGATCGCTGCGGAAGGTGCCGGTGCGGTCCAACCAGAGTGAGGTCACAGGCCGTCCTGCCTTTCCCAGTCCCGGCACGTCACCCACCGGGACTCCGAAGGAGTTCGTAAGGAGACTTATCATGCCACGGGCCGCGTGCCCACGGAACAGGGAGAGGGACAGGAACCGGAATCGAAACGGCAACCCGACGTTTACGCCGTGCTACCGGACGTGGAACGCCCCAATGGTCAGCAGTTCGATCGCGTCATTGCTGCAGGCGCTCCGGGACTCGGCCAGGAACAGCGAAGCTGTGTCCTCGGGCGGGTAGATCCGGTAGCCGGCAGCGGGCGTGACGTTGCAGTCGGAGTAGTTGGCCGCCTGGGTGTAGCGCATTTCTGCTGCTCCGGCCTGTCCCGGAGCGAGCAGGACGTCAGCGACAGGAGAGGATCCGTCCTGCTTCGCCGGTGCTCCGATGGGTGCTCCGGTGGCGTCCGCAGTGAGGGAGACGCCGGGGAAACCCCTCAGGAGGCAGGGTTCGGCGCCGGAGTTCGTGAGGATGAGCTGGGAATAGATGCTGCCGGCGGCGCCCCCGCCGGAGGAATCCTCCGAGGCGGTCAGGTTTGCGGCCTTGCAGCGGGCCGGCCCCGCGGGCGACGGCGCCGACGACGACGACGGCGGCGTGCTGCTGGGCGCCTGGCTCGTGGCCGGTGCGGAGGGGCTGCTGGAACTGGACGCCGGCTCCGGAGTCCCCTGGGACTGTGGCTGGCTCGGCCCGCAGGCGGTGAGAAGGAGCGCGACGGCCGCAACCGCCGTCGTGATGACAACATTTTTCATTGGCTGAGACCTCATGGCTCAACCTTCACGCCCGCGGTTGCCTTAGTCAACGACGCCACGACGGCGGCCGGCGATTGATGCCCGGATTGTGATTTCCGGGCATCAACCGCGCGTACTCCTACTTCTTGGGTTCGGCAGGTTCGGGGGCGGCCGGTGAAACGGGCGCCCCCGCGGCCTTTCCGTTCCTGCTGCGAAGCAGCGCCGCACCGCCCAGGGCCAGCCCTCCGAGGCCTGCCACGAGGCCGGCCCAGCTGCGCGCCTGGGAACCGTCGTCCGTGCCGGCGTCCGAAACGGACGAGGTGTGGGCCGGCGTTTCTGCCGCCGACCCGTGGCCGTCCGCGGCGGCGGCAGCCGTGACGGTGAGCGACGGCGCCGGGGCCTCGAGGGAGTGCGGATCCTGGCCGTCCTTGGCGATCTCGGACCAGTCAGTCTGCCCCTGCTCACAGTTCTGCAAGGTGGGGAAGTGGAGCGTGGTGCCGGCGGCGTCGGGGAGCTTGACGGAGAGCACCAGGGCGTCCCGCAGTTCGGGGTTCAGGGGTGCCTTGGCCGTGTAGACGATCTTGCTGGTCCGCTTGGTGATGGTTGCGCCGTCAGCCAGCTTCTTCGGCTCGGGCAGCTGCTCCACAACCTTCTCCACGGTCCAGTTCGGGTTCACCGTGGGCTGGGCGTCGTTGAGCTCGTCGGGCAGCGTGATGGTCACCTTGGTGGTGCCTGACCCGTCGCAGCCGTGCGGAATGCCGAAGGTGAGCAGGGCGTAGGAGTTGGCGTCGGTCTTGTCCGGGGTGACGCCCACGTGCGCGGATGCTGCAGTGACTCCGGCCAGCATGAGGGCTGCGGTGCCGCCGGCCACGGCGGTTGCGGAGAGGGCGCGGCGGAAGGACTTGGGTGATGACTTTTTCAAAGGAGGGGCCTTTCAGGGGTGCACGGGCGCAGGCGGCGGTGCACAAAGCTGTGGATTGGCGTCCGGCGCGGCCGAAGACCGCCGGAAGGGCGGATCGGCAGGCAGGCCGGAGCCGGGAAAAGGTGTTAGGAAAGTACGACGGCGGCAGGCGGGCCCCGCCGGCAGTCCGGTCTGAGGTTGCGCCAGGGGAGCGGAGCCGAAGCCGCCGGCCAGCCGGCCGCAGCCGGTACCGCGACGGCGTCGGGCATTGCCGCTTCGGGAAGTTTAACGAGCGGACGGAGCCAGGCCGCGAGGGACCAGAGTGCATCCTCGCCCTTCGCCAGCAGGAGTGCACAGACGAGGGTGGCCAGGGTGTGTCCGCCGAGCATCAGGGCAGAAGCCCACGAGGAATCGAACTGGTGCACATGGGCCGCAACGCCGTGAGCCGCATCCACGTGAGCACCGTCCAACGGTAGCCCGGCCAGCACGGCCGCAGCGTGATGATGCGCCCCCGCGCCGGTCTGTTCCGGTGCGGCGGGGGAGCTAAAGGCGCCAAAAGCCTCGTGCAGCACCAGCTGCCCGGCACCCAGGAGCGCAGCCATCGCCGGGAATTTCAGCCTCAGCCGGGTGGCCGCGGTGGCTGCCATGCCGGTGAGCGCCAGGACGGCGAGCATGATGCCCGGAACGGGCAATTCGCCGCCGCCAACCACGTGGGCGGCCGCGCCGAGGGCCACGATCATCGTTGCGACCATGGCTGCGCGGAGGGAATGGAAAGGAGCCCGGGCGTGGTGAGTGCGCACGGAGTCCTCCCTCAGGCTGGTTCGTTGCCGGTTAAGATCCGCGCGCCCGGGGCACCCTCGTTGGTGTATGCGGCTGCCGGCGAATCCCTGCAATTCTAGCGGGCCCTTAGTCCTCCTCCGGGTTAGTCCGTTTCGGGCCCCGAGCAGTAGGGGCAATCGTCGTCACAAAGGGCGTCGTCGGCTGTGGTTTTCACATGCTGCTCCAGGCCAACTGAAAGCCGTCGCCAACATGGAAGAGCCGCCTGCGGCCAAGGCTGGTTTTTATCCAGACCACATCACCGTCGGCGGTGCGGTCGTCCACCTTCCCGGTGTACTCGAACCGCCCGTTGCGGCTCAGCTGGACGCTGTCGCCCACCTGTACGTCGTCCCAGCCCGCTGCATTGCCGGCCAAATTTTTCTGCGAAGTCACGATGTTCCTCGATGCCCGTTCCTTGAAGCCTGTTTGTTTCCGGTGGCGGCAGCTGGTGGTCAACGCCGACGTGATCCATCTAAGCTGCCGGCCCTGGGCGCTTTCAATGGATGAAGTGATGACGTTCGCCGAAAAGTATTGTGCAGCCGCCCAGCACGGCCTTTGCCGCTTCCGTCCTCCGGCCTAGACTGCTGGCATAAGCTGCCACCACCTTTAGGAGAAGACCATGGACTACTCGGGTACAGGCAATGAGAAAGCCGTAGCGGCCGGTGAGCTCAACCGGACGCACATCGGGCACACCGTCAGCTTTCAGCCGGACGAGTTCACGCTGGTGTTCGGCCGGATCGGCGCCATTGCACGCAAAGAGGGCGGAGTGACCATCGCGCTGGAGGGCGTCGACGGCGCCGGAGGGCTGCCGTCGCACTACAGCCTGCCTCCGACGCAGGATGTCTACGTCCAGCCGGACATGCTCAC
This genomic window from Arthrobacter sp. 24S4-2 contains:
- a CDS encoding YitT family protein — translated: MMTRRLLQLFTGLAMYGISLAMFIRAGLGLDPWDVFHQGVAGKTNLSIGVVVIIISFLVLLLWIPLRQWPGFGTLCNAVLVGVFADVGLALIPEFSHLGGQIGMLAGAVLLNGIASACYIGARFGPGARDGLMTGLARRTGWSVRSSRTGIEVVVLGAGWLLGGSVGVGTVVYALAIGPLVQLLLPRFTVPEIRKPRAGKPGAGQNANPAGTREEGEQANAAVPAA
- a CDS encoding Fpg/Nei family DNA glycosylase — protein: MPEGDSVWRAAAQLHAALAGQKLTGSDFRVPRFATLKLDGWTVEEVVPRGKHLLMRVRGPAEEQLTIHSHLKMEGTWQVYPPGGRWRKPGFTARCVLRTATADAVGFSLGILEVVRTADEDSVVGHLGPDLLGPGWDPAEAERRLRAAPDVPVGVALLDQRNLAGIGNIYRCEACFLSGIHPAAPVSDVPDLPAMMADAKHLLEANLGPGRRTTVLNKRGMPVGRMAGRPGYWVYRREHQPCLKCGTPIRRGVLAKGTHTDTGTEERDIYFCPTCQPPPAVAA
- a CDS encoding ATP-dependent helicase, translating into MSSARTMDRFSRATREWFLGAFSAPTPAQNGAWNAISSGSHALVVAPTGSGKTLAAFLWALDRLQASAPVEPEALPGLDPAAAKGRKPKAPKRQTRVLYISPLKALGVDVERNLRAPLIGITQTAKRLGLPAPLITVGVRSGDTTTADRRALLSHPPDILITTPESLFLMLTSKARETLAEVDTIIVDEVHAVAGTKRGAHLAVSLERLDALLPKPAQRIGLSATVEPRELVAQFLAGAAPVEIVAPPSRKNWDLTVSVPVEDMSDLQGAAGAFDSGPASGLQPQASIWPHVEEKIVDLVLANQSTIVFANSRRLAERLTARLNEIYSERQLVAAGGGWTEFGAGAPDFDAAPAALPAAVPSGGVSGLPTSTATPAHMMAQAGSTAGADPVLARAHHGSVSKDQRALIEDDLKSGRLRCVVATSSLELGIDMGAVDLVVQVESPPSVASGLQRVGRAGHQVGEVSQGVLFPKHRADLVHTAITVERMLGGKIERLSVPANPLDILAQQTVAATALGAIDVEEWFATVRRSAPFASLPRSAFEATLDLLAGRYPSDEFAELRPRIIWDRNAGTIEGRPGAQRLAVTSGGTIPDRGLFGVYIIGTEVEGSAVPSADGKAASPGASAAKGGRRVGELDEEMVYESRVGDIFALGATSWKIEDITHDRVLVSPAFGQPGKLPFWKGDSLGRPVDLGRALGAFVRELSASDVGPATERCKASGLDDFAANNLIQYLAEQKLATEVVPSDTTLVVERFHDELGDWRVVLHSPFGMPVHAPWALAVGQRLQQRYGMDGSAMAADDGIVLRVPMMEDEPPGAELFLFEPEELEQIVTAEVGGSALFASRFRECAARALLLPRQNPGKRQPLWQQRQRSAQLLDVARKYPTFPIVLETVRECLQDVYDLPALKDIAASIERRELRILQTTTQQPSPFAKSLLFGYVAQFLYEGDSPLAERRAAALALDSTLLNELLGRVELRELLDAKVIEATERELQRLAPDRRVRGMEGVADLLRLLGPLTPDEVAARLEPASIPVAEPVETPAAGPVETPVDEPAPVADAVAHLAALQRANRALRVNIGGGERFAAVEDAARLRDAIGVPLPMGVPLAFIEPVADPLGDLVSRYARTHGPFTATEAAARLGLGVAVVSTALKRLAADGRVVEGEFRPHAPPPEQTQEQQHAAEIPEPGDADTGPQPAAAVTTLAGTSEWCDAEVLRKLRRRSLAALRAEVEPVDAAAYGRFLPAWQNVRTPGKGRGQSALRGLDGIVTAIDQLSGVPVPASAWEPLILASRVADYQPAMLDELMAAGEVLWSGAGALPGNDGWVSLHLADSAELTLNPAVDYEPGDAQRRLLEHLQNNGGGYFFRQLTEIAGGMDSVLSDLDVVSALWDLAWAGRITGDTFAPVRAMIAGGHTAHRQVARAPRARAPRMSRLGRAHGTGLLGSPGLTGGRYGSVTGTAPTPPLAAGRWSALPAPELDPTIHARATAELLLDRYGVVTRGSVMAENILGGFGLMYKVLARLEEAGRCRRGYFIEHLGAAQFAVPATVDRLRSYSEDTQLAKPEPVALALAATDPANPYGAALPWPALNVEAGSGHRPGRKAGALVVIVDGTLVLYVERGGKTLLAFDDDPDVLAAAAAALVGVVKRGAVDKLIMEKVNGHGILDTPAAAALTHAGAYSTPKGLRIRA
- a CDS encoding Rieske 2Fe-2S domain-containing protein, with the protein product MGHGHPPPGHITSRCRVRGLAQCLGCGRAGPGLGQVAFKRVGASAGQPPEGAGSVYRRGRHPVAVSTVDGASCTLSAVCTHLGGILRWNDSEKSWDCPLHGSRFGSDGKVLEGPATRDLQELD
- a CDS encoding DUF4232 domain-containing protein, which encodes MKNVVITTAVAAVALLLTACGPSQPQSQGTPEPASSSSSPSAPATSQAPSSTPPSSSSAPSPAGPARCKAANLTASEDSSGGGAAGSIYSQLILTNSGAEPCLLRGFPGVSLTADATGAPIGAPAKQDGSSPVADVLLAPGQAGAAEMRYTQAANYSDCNVTPAAGYRIYPPEDTASLFLAESRSACSNDAIELLTIGAFHVR
- a CDS encoding YcnI family protein; this translates as MKKSSPKSFRRALSATAVAGGTAALMLAGVTAASAHVGVTPDKTDANSYALLTFGIPHGCDGSGTTKVTITLPDELNDAQPTVNPNWTVEKVVEQLPEPKKLADGATITKRTSKIVYTAKAPLNPELRDALVLSVKLPDAAGTTLHFPTLQNCEQGQTDWSEIAKDGQDPHSLEAPAPSLTVTAAAAADGHGSAAETPAHTSSVSDAGTDDGSQARSWAGLVAGLGGLALGGAALLRSRNGKAAGAPVSPAAPEPAEPKK